The Desulfobaccales bacterium genome segment ACTGTGGCCCTCACAGTAGCCCAATTTTTCCCGCCTGGCAAGGTTAGCGGCTGGACTCTCATTCATACCGCAGCGTGTCGATGGGGCTGAGTTTGGCCGCCTGATGGGCCGGGAAATAGCCGAAAAATATCCCCACCACGGCGGACAGACCCAGGGCGGCCAGGCCCACCAGGGGCGAAGTGGCGATGGGCCACTCCATGAAATAGCCCACCAGATGGGCCACCCCGATCCCCGCCAGAATGCCGATGAGGCCGCCGGTGAGGCTTAAGACCACCGCCTCGGTGAGAAACTGCAGGAGGATGTCCCGGCCGCGGGCCCCCACCGCCAGCCGGAGGCCGATCTCCCGGGTGCGCTCCTTGACGGACACCAGCATGATGTTCATGATGCCGATGCCGCCCACCACCAGGGAGACGGAGGCGATGGCCCACAAAAGGAGGCTGACGGTGCGCACCGTGGCCTCCCGGGCCGCCATGAGCTCGGCGAAGTTGGCCACCGAGTAGTCCTTCTCCATGAAGCGCCGGGCCCGATGGCGCTGGGCCAGCAGCCGGTCCACCTCTTCCTCCGCGGTCTTCAGGGTGTCCGGGCCGGTGGCGGACACCAGGATGAAGCGCACCACCCCGGGCAGGGCAGTGCCGAAGAGCCGGCGCTGGGCGGTCTCCAGGGGCACCAGGATGACGTCGTCCTGATCCCGCCCGCTGGCACTGCGGCCTTTGGGGGCCATGACCCCAATGACCACGAAGGGCTGGTTGCGGATGCGGATGGTCTGGTGCACCGGGTCGGCGGCGCCGAAGAGCTGGTAGCGCACCGTGGCTCCCAGGACCGCCACCTTGGCGGCCCGGGCCCCCTCCTGGTGAGTGAAGAAGCGGCCCGCCTCCATGTCCACTTGGCGCACCTCCTGGTATTCCGGGGTGGTGCCGTTGACGATGGTGGACCAGTTGCGGGCGCCGGCCACCACCTGGGCCACCTCGCCCCATACCGGCGCCACCGCCTTCACCGAGGGAATTTCCCGGGCAATGGCCTGGGCATCCCCCACGGTGAGAGTGGGCGCGGTGCCCAGCCCCATGCGCAGGCCGCCAGCGGTGGTGGCCCCGGGGAGCACCATGAGGAGATTGGCCCCCACGCTGGCGATCTCCCGGGCCACCTGCTGGCGGGCACCGGTCCCCAAGGCCACCACCACCACCACCGCCCCCACCCCAATGATGATGCCCAAAGTGGTGAGGAAGCTGCGGAGCTTGTGCACCCGCAGCGAAAA includes the following:
- a CDS encoding ABC transporter permease; protein product: MKFATCVKTALFSLRVHKLRSFLTTLGIIIGVGAVVVVVALGTGARQQVAREIASVGANLLMVLPGATTAGGLRMGLGTAPTLTVGDAQAIAREIPSVKAVAPVWGEVAQVVAGARNWSTIVNGTTPEYQEVRQVDMEAGRFFTHQEGARAAKVAVLGATVRYQLFGAADPVHQTIRIRNQPFVVIGVMAPKGRSASGRDQDDVILVPLETAQRRLFGTALPGVVRFILVSATGPDTLKTAEEEVDRLLAQRHRARRFMEKDYSVANFAELMAAREATVRTVSLLLWAIASVSLVVGGIGIMNIMLVSVKERTREIGLRLAVGARGRDILLQFLTEAVVLSLTGGLIGILAGIGVAHLVGYFMEWPIATSPLVGLAALGLSAVVGIFFGYFPAHQAAKLSPIDTLRYE